GTCGCGTTGGGCGAGGCCGATGACAGTGACGCCTCGCCGATCTACGGCGTGAAGCTGCCGAAAAACTACCGCCAGTGGGCGCTGATTGCCCCGGCCCAGGAAGCCGCGCCGCTGGATGAATTGCGTGCGGTGCTGGGCAATGACCGGGGGATCAAGGCTTACCAGAGCAAGACGCTGCCGTTTCCCGACGGCACGGTGCTGGTCAAGCTGGCGTGGAAGCACGTGCAGTCCCCGGAGTTCGACCCCGCCTCGATTCCGGGGGCGGCCACCACCGTTCAGGTGATGGTCAAGGACTCGCGACGATACGCCTCGACCGGTGGCTGGGGGTTCGGCCGCTTCATCAATGGCAAGCCTGCCGATGAAGCCCAGCACCAGACCTGTTTCGCCTGCCATCAGGCGCGAGTGCAGAACCACGATTTTGTCTTCACCCGATACGCCCCCTGATCCCGTCACACAAGGAGTTGTCACATGAAAAGAACATTGACTGCATTGACCCTCGCTGCCGGCCTGTGCCTGGGCATGAGTGCCTTCGCCCAATCCACCAAACCGACCGTGGTACTCGTGCACGGCGCCTTTGCCGACGCGTCGAGCTGGAACGGCGTGGCGAAGATTCTCGAGAAGGATGGCTACACGGTGATCGCCGCCGCCAATCCGCTGCGCGGCGTCAAGAGCGATGGCGCGGCGGTTTCCGCCTTGCTGAGCAGCATCCAGGCGCCGGTGGTGCTGGTCGGTCACTCCTATGGCGGCAACGTCATCAGTGAGGCGGCCAACGATCATGCCAATGTCAAAGCGCTGGTGTATGTCAGTGCCTTTGCGCCCGAGGCCGGTGAAACCGTCGCCGGACTCGCCGGCAAGTTTCCCGGCAGCACCCTCGGCCCGACACTGGCGGCGCCCGTCGCACTGGCCGATGGAGGCAAGGACTTGTATATCCAGCAGAGCAAGTTTCACGATCAGTTCGCCGCCGATGTCCCGGCCGCACAAGCGGCGTTGATGGCCGCGACCCAACGCCCGGTTACCGAAGCGGCGCTGAACGAGCAGGCCGGCACGCCTGCCTGGAAACACGTTCCGTCGTGGTACATCTACGGCGACAAAGACAAGAACATCCCGCCCCAGGCGATGGCGTTCATGGCCAAACGTGCCGATGCCAAGGCAGTCGAGGTGGTCAAGGGCGGCTCTCACGTGGTGATGGTGTCGAACCCGGTACCGGTGGCCCGATTGATTGAAAAAGCCGCTGCGGCCAACTGAAACCCTGCGACGTGCCGAGGCGCGTCGCAGGTCTTTCACTTCCCGCTCAGGCAGCAGACACCTGTGGCGATGCTGCCGGTGCCAGTCTGAGCAGCGGGGTGATGCCGAGCATCAACAGCAGAACCGCGAACAGCAAGGTGTACGCCGGGCCATAGTGTCCGGTGTATTCGCGCAAAGCACCGAACAGCAACGGCCCGAGCGCGGCGATCAGGTAACCGATGAACAGCATGAACACCGTCCACAATCCGGCCTGCTCGCTGGTGCTGGCGTGATCCAGCGGCAAGGTCATGGCCACGGTGAAACCCATGCCCAGCCCGATGGCTGCGAGCACGACATAAAGCATCGGCCAGTACGCCGGCAGAAACGCCATGCCGCCCAGCCCCAGCAGGGCCAGCAACGCCGACAGCCCGAGCAGGCCGCGCCGGTCGTGAGCCTTGCCCGGAATCAGCCCCGCACCCACGCTGGCAACGGCGAACACCGCCGTAAAAATCCCCAGCAGGATGCCCGGGGACACACTCGACGTGGCCGCTTCCACCGACGCAGGCGCCATCCAGGCGAAGAGGGCGTAAACCACAAACTGACCTGCACCGAAATTCAACGCGATCAGCCACGCCTGCGGATTGCCCCACGGCAGGCGCTTGCGCTGGTGCGACGACTTCACCACTGGCGCCGATGTCGCAAAACGCCGCGCCATCCACACCCAACTGGCGATGGCAGTGAGGCACAGTACGCTCCAGAACCCGGCGCTGATCCGCCAGTCCTGCGCCAGCTCGGCAATCGGCGCGCTGAACACTGCCGCGAGGGTCGCGCCCAGGCTCAATCCGCCGGCATAGATGCCCATGAACAGTGCCGGGCGTTGCGCAAAGTGAGTCTTGATCCACGCGCCGGTCATTGCGCCGGCGACCGCAATGCCGACGCTGGCAAAGAACGTACTGCCGAGCAGGAAAAATGCATTCGGCGAGAGCGCCCGCAGCAAGGTCGAGGCTCCCAGCAGCGTCAGTGCGACAACCACGCTGCGATCGATCCCGAAGCGTCTGGCCAGGCTCGGAACCACCAGCGCGAACACGCCCATGCAGACGTCGGGGATCGAAGTCAGCAGCGCGGCCTGGGTGTAGCTCAACTGGAAGTGCTGCTGGATCAACAGCAGAATCGGCCCCACCGAAATGATTGGCGGCCGCAGGGCGATGGACAGGATCAGCAGGCCGATCACCGCCGTAATGGCCTGCTGGCTGCTGGAGAGATTGCGGGTGATTGCCATGGGAAAAGCCTCATTGATGAACAATGAGCGCAAGGCTAACAATGGGCCGGCCATGGCAAATGCCAGGATTTGTCGTCAAAGTGACAATCGTGGCCTTACGACGATCAAGGGCTGTTTTCAGGAGACTCCACGCGATGAAACAAGAGGTGCGCAAGGTCGTCGCCAGGCTTGAGTCCGCGCCGCGCAGCGAACGCTATCCCGACTATCAGGATGTGCCACGGGTGATGACCGTGCTGGTGCGCGATCAGGCCACCGGCGAATACAACGAACCGCACGTGCATCGGCACGGGCAGTTGCTGTATGCCTCGAACGGCGTGATGCGGGTGGCCACCGAACGCGGGTTGTGGATCCTGCCGCCGAAGCGGGCGCTGTGGATTCCGCCCGGAATGATCCACGATCAGTTGATGCTGAGCGCAGTCAAGATGCGCTCGATCTACATCGAGCCGCAGGTCTGCGCCGGGCTGGGCGATCACTGCAAAGTGCTGGAGATCCCCGGACTGCTGCGCGAGTTGATTCTGGCCTTGGCCGACCAGCCGATCGAATACCCGCAGGAAGGGCGCAACGCGCACATCGTGGCGTTGATACTCAGTGAACTGCAGGCGGCGCGGACGTTGCCGATCGAAGTGCCGTGGCCGGTCGACAGGCGACTGGTCACGGTGTGTGAGGCGATTCTGCAGGACCCCGGACAAGACCATTCGATCGGCTATTGGGCAGACCGGGTTGGCGCCAGCTCCCGTACGCTGATTCGCCTGTTCGTCAATGAAACCGGCCTGAATTTCCGCCACTGGCTGCAACAGGTGCGGCTGGCGACCGCCATCGACCGGCTCGACAAAGGCCAGTCCGTCGGGGTGATTGCCCGGGACCTGGGCTATGCCAGCCAGAGTGCCTTCAGCGCAATGTTCAGACGGGTGATGGGCGAATCGCCCCGTGAGTTTCTCGTTCGCGATTAGGGCGTTTTGGCGATTCCGATACCTTCGTATTCTGTCGTCGAAGGGAGGCGGGTGTTATCAATGACGCTGCTGTTGCAGGTGCATTGAACGCCAACCCTCGTTCCGCGAGGAACCTTCGAAGAGTGAGAATCCTGATGCTTTTATACCTATCGACCTGGTCCGAAATCGCCCAATTCCTCGAACGCAGCCGCACCATCGTCATCCCGATTGGCTCCAACGAGCAGCACGGGCCGACCGGCCTGCTGGGCACCGACTGGATGTGCCCGGAGATCATCGCCCATGAAGCGCAGAAAAGTGCAGACATCCTGATCGCCCCGACCTTCAATATCGGCATGGCGCAACATCACCTCGGTTTCCCCGGCACCATTTCGCTCAGGCCCTCGACCTTCATCGCCGCCATCGCGGACTGGACCCGTTCGCTGGCCGCCCACGGCTTTGAAAAGATCTTTTTCCTCAATGGCCACGGCGGCAACATCGCCTCGATCGAAGCGGCGTTTTCGGAGCTGTACGCCGAGGCGAGTTTTGCCCGGCGCAAGGCCGGGTTCGCCCTGAAACTCTGCAACTGGTGGGATCTGGAAGGGGTGAACGAGCTGGCGCGTGACCAGTTCCCGACCGGCCACGGCATTCATGCAACGCCTTCGGAAATCGCCGTGACCCAGTGGGCCTATCCCGATTCCATCAAGTCGGCCGTTTATTCGCCGCAGATCGCCAACTGGGGCCCGATCCGCGAAGCCGCTGACTTCCGTGCCCGTCACCCCGATGGCCGCATGGGCTCGGACCCGGCCCAGGCTTCGCCGGAAAAGGGCCGGCAATTGGTGGAAATGGCGGCTCGCGGTCTGGTGCAGGAGGTGCAGGCCTTCAGCCGCGAATCATTGCCTGACTGACCCGTACAAACAACAACGCCCGGTTAATCCGGGCGTTGTTGTTTCGGCTCCGTCATTGCAGATCAGCCGAGTGCCTCAATGGCGTGCGCAACCCCTGCGCCATACGCCGGATCTGCCCGGGTGCAGTGGTCGATGTGTCGTTGTTTCGACGCTGCGCTGGCACCATGAATCGAGCGCGCGGTGTTATCGAACAGGGCCTGTTTCTGGGCCATGGTCATGGCCCGGAACAGCGCGCCGGGTTGCGAAAAACAGTCGTCGTCCTCCCGGTGATCCCAGTGCCCCGCGCTGCCTTTGAGGGCCAGCGGTGGCTCGCTGAAATCCGGTTGTTCGACCCATTGGCCATGGCTGTTGGGTTCGTAGCCGGGGGTGCTGCCTGCATTCGAATCAGTGCGCATCTGGCCGTCCCGGTGATAGCTGTTGACCGGGCAGCGTGGGGCGTTCACCGGGATCTGATGATGATTGACGCCCACGCGATAGCGCTGTGCATCGCCGTAGGAGAACAGGCGGGCCTGGAGCATCTTGTCCGGTGAGAAACTGATGCCGGGCACGACGTTGGCCGGGTTGAAGGCTGCCTGCTCGACGTCGGCGAAGTAGTTGTCGGGGTTGCGGTTGAGTTCGAGTACACCGACTTCGATCAACGGGTAATCCTTGTGGGGCCAGACCTTGGTCAGGTCGAAGGGATTGATCGGGTACGTCTCGGCGTCCAGCTCCGGCATCACTTGCACGTAGAGCTTCCATTGCGGGAAGCGGCCTTCCTCGATGCTGGTGTACAGGTCGCGCTGGGCACTTTCGCGATCATCGCCGATCAGTGTTGCGGCTTGCTGATCGGTCAGGTTCTCGATGCCTTGCTCGGTCTTCCAGGTGAATTTCACCCAGAATCGCTCGTTCGCCGGGCTGATGAAACTGAACGTATGGCTGCCGAAGCCGTGCATGTGGCGGTAGGTGCGCGGCAACCCGCGCTCACTCATGACGATCGTCACCTGATGCAGCGCCTCGGGCAGCAGCGTCCAGAAATCCCAGTTGTTGCGGGCGCTACGCAGGTTGGTGCGCGGGTCGCGTTTGACCGCATGGTTGAGGTCGGGAAATTTCAGCGGATCGCGCAGAAAAAACACCGGCGTGTTGTTGCCCACCAGATCCCAGTTGCCTTGCTCGGTATAGAACTTGATGGCAAACCCGCGAATGTCACGTTCGGCATCGGCGGCACCACGCTCGCCGGCCACGGTGGAAAACCGGACGAAGATATCGGTGGTTTTGCCCACGCTGGAAAACAGTCTGGCCTTGGTATAGCGGCTGATGTCACGGGTGACGGTGAAGGTGCCGAATGCTCCCGAACCCTTGGCGTGCATGCGCCGTTCGGGAATGACCTCACGATCGAAATGCGCCAGCTTTTCCAGCAGCCATACGTCTTGCAACAGCACCGGGCCTCGCGGGCCGGCGGTCTGCGAGTTGTTGTTATCCACCACTGGTGCGCCGGCGGCGGTCGTCAGCTTTTTCATGCGCTACTCCTGGCTTTTGTCGGTTTGCCGCCATCACATCAAAAGCCTTGGGAGCCCTCTATTGCACCATGGTGTCGCTGCATGGAGGCAGGCGTGTTTGGCGTGTCGGCGTTTGGCCGTTCGGGAGCGGCAGAGGAGGGATCAGGCGAGGGTGATGCTGACGTTGATGTTGCTGCGCGTGGCTTTGGAGTAGGGGCAATTCTGGTGCGCCGCTTCGATCAGCTGGAGCGCCACTTCCGGCTCGATCTCCGGCAACGACACGGCCAGGCGGGCCTGCAGGAAGAACCCGTGCTCTGCGTGTACGAGGTCGACTTGAGCCTCCACCCCGGCGTTTGCCGGGAAGCCGATCTTGCGAGCGTTGCAGGCGTGGCGCAGGGAACCGAGAAAGCAAGCCGACCAGCACACCGCGAACAACTGCTCGGGATTGGTTCCCGTCCCCGGTGCGCCCGGTGGAGAGAGCCTGAGATCAAGTCGACCATCGTGACTGCGTGCGGTCCCCTCACGGCCTCCTGTGGTGCAGGTCTGTGCGGTGTAGAGCGTTTTTTCGATGTTGATCATGGGCATTCTCTGGTGAAGATTTCACTGCGTCGAAAGATCGATGCAGGCTGAGCGTGGGGTGTCGTGACGTTCTGCGGCAGACGCACCCGCTAGCGGCGTGGGGTGGTCCGGCGCTGTGATGCCCCGATGGCCCAGGTTGTCGAGCAACGTGGATCGTGCAATCTCGATGAGCCAGGCCCGAAACGGAAAGCCGGGGTCATGCCGGGCCTGCTCGAGATACAGGGTCTTGAAGGCTTGCTGGACGAGGCGGCCGGTGTCCTCGCGACTGATCCTTCCGGCCTGTACCTGGCCTTCGAAATAGGCGATGAGCAACGGTGTCACCGTCGCGAACAGTTGCTGGGATTCAGCCCTGTCATGCCTGACGGCGCCCGTGACCAAGGCATACAGTTCGTCGTTGCCGAGTCGGTCAGCCTCGCACAGGCAATGTTGGCGATAACCTTCAGCCATGATCGGATCCCTCGCAAAACCATCGTTCGACCGACCGCGACAACCCATGATGTCTGCAGGTTGCCTGACGTTCAGCGGTGAGCGTCAATCCTGCCCCCAGGACCTGATCGACTGCCAGTTATGCGTTGTTAGCGCTTGTTAGCGATGTGTGAATGATGTGATTGAAGTGACGACTGCCTGGCTGTCAGGCCGGGGTCTTGGCGTGGTTTTCCGGCAGTGGATGCCTGAAGGACGGGCAGGTTTGCGCTGGCGCATTTATGACAACCCGGTCGCTTGGCCATCATTCCGATGGCGTAGGAAACACCCGATATTTATTTCGCACTTTTCCTACATTTTGTTTGCCTCTCCAGCAAAAAACGTGGTTATTATCCGGCGGCGCTTCGGGTCACAAACCCGGCGCCAGAAGATTGCCGTGCGTCTACAGACCCGGCAGTCGCAGCCGATCGGGACCACCCTGGCGCTGTCACCCACCGCGCAGGTTGTTCCTCGTCGTTGACCCTCAAATGGAAGTCGAGGTTTCAATTGATCACGCGGTTTGCAATCGACGATGCAATGAGCAGGGCGACGGATGTCGTCAACGATTCTGTCA
This genomic window from Pseudomonas kribbensis contains:
- a CDS encoding organic hydroperoxide resistance protein, whose product is MINIEKTLYTAQTCTTGGREGTARSHDGRLDLRLSPPGAPGTGTNPEQLFAVCWSACFLGSLRHACNARKIGFPANAGVEAQVDLVHAEHGFFLQARLAVSLPEIEPEVALQLIEAAHQNCPYSKATRSNINVSITLA
- a CDS encoding CynX/NimT family MFS transporter yields the protein MAITRNLSSSQQAITAVIGLLILSIALRPPIISVGPILLLIQQHFQLSYTQAALLTSIPDVCMGVFALVVPSLARRFGIDRSVVVALTLLGASTLLRALSPNAFFLLGSTFFASVGIAVAGAMTGAWIKTHFAQRPALFMGIYAGGLSLGATLAAVFSAPIAELAQDWRISAGFWSVLCLTAIASWVWMARRFATSAPVVKSSHQRKRLPWGNPQAWLIALNFGAGQFVVYALFAWMAPASVEAATSSVSPGILLGIFTAVFAVASVGAGLIPGKAHDRRGLLGLSALLALLGLGGMAFLPAYWPMLYVVLAAIGLGMGFTVAMTLPLDHASTSEQAGLWTVFMLFIGYLIAALGPLLFGALREYTGHYGPAYTLLFAVLLLMLGITPLLRLAPAASPQVSAA
- a CDS encoding alpha/beta fold hydrolase, with the protein product MKRTLTALTLAAGLCLGMSAFAQSTKPTVVLVHGAFADASSWNGVAKILEKDGYTVIAAANPLRGVKSDGAAVSALLSSIQAPVVLVGHSYGGNVISEAANDHANVKALVYVSAFAPEAGETVAGLAGKFPGSTLGPTLAAPVALADGGKDLYIQQSKFHDQFAADVPAAQAALMAATQRPVTEAALNEQAGTPAWKHVPSWYIYGDKDKNIPPQAMAFMAKRADAKAVEVVKGGSHVVMVSNPVPVARLIEKAAAAN
- a CDS encoding cytochrome P460 family protein; the encoded protein is MKLNHWAVLPSAIALAALAATGVALGEADDSDASPIYGVKLPKNYRQWALIAPAQEAAPLDELRAVLGNDRGIKAYQSKTLPFPDGTVLVKLAWKHVQSPEFDPASIPGAATTVQVMVKDSRRYASTGGWGFGRFINGKPADEAQHQTCFACHQARVQNHDFVFTRYAP
- a CDS encoding AraC family transcriptional regulator yields the protein MKQEVRKVVARLESAPRSERYPDYQDVPRVMTVLVRDQATGEYNEPHVHRHGQLLYASNGVMRVATERGLWILPPKRALWIPPGMIHDQLMLSAVKMRSIYIEPQVCAGLGDHCKVLEIPGLLRELILALADQPIEYPQEGRNAHIVALILSELQAARTLPIEVPWPVDRRLVTVCEAILQDPGQDHSIGYWADRVGASSRTLIRLFVNETGLNFRHWLQQVRLATAIDRLDKGQSVGVIARDLGYASQSAFSAMFRRVMGESPREFLVRD
- a CDS encoding creatininase family protein — its product is MLLYLSTWSEIAQFLERSRTIVIPIGSNEQHGPTGLLGTDWMCPEIIAHEAQKSADILIAPTFNIGMAQHHLGFPGTISLRPSTFIAAIADWTRSLAAHGFEKIFFLNGHGGNIASIEAAFSELYAEASFARRKAGFALKLCNWWDLEGVNELARDQFPTGHGIHATPSEIAVTQWAYPDSIKSAVYSPQIANWGPIREAADFRARHPDGRMGSDPAQASPEKGRQLVEMAARGLVQEVQAFSRESLPD
- a CDS encoding catalase, whose product is MKKLTTAAGAPVVDNNNSQTAGPRGPVLLQDVWLLEKLAHFDREVIPERRMHAKGSGAFGTFTVTRDISRYTKARLFSSVGKTTDIFVRFSTVAGERGAADAERDIRGFAIKFYTEQGNWDLVGNNTPVFFLRDPLKFPDLNHAVKRDPRTNLRSARNNWDFWTLLPEALHQVTIVMSERGLPRTYRHMHGFGSHTFSFISPANERFWVKFTWKTEQGIENLTDQQAATLIGDDRESAQRDLYTSIEEGRFPQWKLYVQVMPELDAETYPINPFDLTKVWPHKDYPLIEVGVLELNRNPDNYFADVEQAAFNPANVVPGISFSPDKMLQARLFSYGDAQRYRVGVNHHQIPVNAPRCPVNSYHRDGQMRTDSNAGSTPGYEPNSHGQWVEQPDFSEPPLALKGSAGHWDHREDDDCFSQPGALFRAMTMAQKQALFDNTARSIHGASAASKQRHIDHCTRADPAYGAGVAHAIEALG